A segment of the Bradyrhizobium sp. CCBAU 53340 genome:
GCGCTTGGCGTTCAGGCAGGCGATGATCTTGCCGCCACCGGGCATGATGCCGGCGCAGAATTTGTCGTAATCCGCCTTGCATGCGCCGCGCGTATCGGCCGATTGTGCCGAAGCCACCCCGGAGAACGCGACGACGAATGCGATAGCGGCAAAGCTCAATTTGGACATTGGATCTCCGGGTACGGAAGGCAGAAGCGTCAGCTCTACATGAAGATTGCGACATTCAACATCAACAACATCAATCGTCGCCTGCCCAATCTGCTCGCATGGATGCGCGCGGCCAGACCCGATGTCGTTGCGCTTCAGGAATTGAAGGCAAGTGATGGCGAATTTCCGGCAGCGGCGATCGAAAAAGCCGGCTACGGCGCGGTCTGGCGTGGACAGAAGACCTGGAACGGCGTCGCCATCCTTGCCCGCAACGCCGAGCCGGTGCTGACCCGCGACCGGCTGCCGGGACGTCCCGACGACCACGAGGCGCGCTACATCGAGGCCGCCGTGCGCGGCATCATCGTCACCAGCATCTACCTGCCGAACGGCAATCCGCAGCCGGGACCGAAATTCGACTACAAGCTCGACTGGTTCGCGCGGCTGAAGCGCCACGCCAAGACCTTCCTCAAGCAGGATCTGCCTGTGGTGCTCGCCGGCGACTACAACGTCGCGCCAACGGAGATCGACATCTATCCGACCCGGTCATGGGACAAGGATGCCCTGATCCAGCCGAAGAGCCGCGCGGCGTTTGGCTCACTCATCGAGCAAGGCTGGTGCGACGCGATCCGCGAGCTGCACGCGGACAAGCGCATCTACACGTTCTGGGACTACAAGCGAAACCGCTGGCCGCGCGATGCGGGCCTCAGGCTCGACCATTTGCTGCTGAGCCCTGCCCTCGTCTCACGACTGGCGAAAGCCGGCGTGGACAAGAAGGTCCGGGGCGAGGACGGCGCGAGTGATCACGCGCCGGCCTGGGTGGTGCTGAAATGAGCGCGGCGATCGCGCTCACCACAAATTCTTGCCGTCGATCACGTTCACCGGCACCGCATCGAGATCGAAATCGTCGAACAGGCGCGCGTTGACGCCGACCTTGGGATTCTCGAAGTCGGGCTTTCCAGTCGACCAGTCCGGTGATTCCGAGAACGTGCCGCAGCCGCAGTTCGCGCAGAAATGATGTTTGACGGTGCGGCTGCCCCACAGATACGTCGCGACATTTTCGGCGGGCGACAGCAGGCGAAATTGCGCCGGCGTGTAATAGGCCCATAGCGCGCCGCGTTTGGCACAGAGCGAGCAGGTGCAGCGCGTCACGCTCGACGGCGCCTCCGTCACCTCGAACACCGTCTCACCGCAATGACAGCTTGCCTCGATTGGCATGACCCCGCTCTCCGTTTTGTCAGGAGATGGTCGTAGCCCTCCCCTGCTGCCAACATGCTGTCAGCAGCGGGCTCACTTGCGCAGCAAATGAGAGTGC
Coding sequences within it:
- a CDS encoding cysteine rich repeat-containing protein, translated to MSKLSFAAIAFVVAFSGVASAQSADTRGACKADYDKFCAGIMPGGGKIIACLNAKRDQLSATCKAALDSRKK
- a CDS encoding exodeoxyribonuclease III, with amino-acid sequence MKIATFNINNINRRLPNLLAWMRAARPDVVALQELKASDGEFPAAAIEKAGYGAVWRGQKTWNGVAILARNAEPVLTRDRLPGRPDDHEARYIEAAVRGIIVTSIYLPNGNPQPGPKFDYKLDWFARLKRHAKTFLKQDLPVVLAGDYNVAPTEIDIYPTRSWDKDALIQPKSRAAFGSLIEQGWCDAIRELHADKRIYTFWDYKRNRWPRDAGLRLDHLLLSPALVSRLAKAGVDKKVRGEDGASDHAPAWVVLK
- a CDS encoding GFA family protein yields the protein MPIEASCHCGETVFEVTEAPSSVTRCTCSLCAKRGALWAYYTPAQFRLLSPAENVATYLWGSRTVKHHFCANCGCGTFSESPDWSTGKPDFENPKVGVNARLFDDFDLDAVPVNVIDGKNLW